CCACTTCAAAGGCGTAGGATTCCTGGCCGAGGATGCGCCAGGCGTTTTTGGAATTGAGCAGGGCCACCCGGTAGTTGTCGGCCAGAAGCTCGACCACCTTCATGCAGTCGTCAAAGACCCCGGGCACCTCGATGACGGTGGCGCCGCTGCCCAGCGGCTGGGCCAGCTGCTGCGGCGTCACCTTGCCCTTGGGCAGGATCACCACCGACTTGATGGGACCGCCCACATAGGCGGCATAGAGCGCAGCGGCAGCCGAGGTGTCGCCGGTCGAAGCGCACACCGTCAGCACCGAATCCCAGCCGTTGACCCGGACCAAGTGCTTTAAATAACTGAATGCACAGGCCATGCCCCGGTCCTTGAAGGAGGCGCTGGGGTTTTGGCCGTCGTTTTTGTAGTAAAACGGCGCGCCGACCAGCTCGGTCAGGGCGTCATTGGCCGCCACGATGGGAGTGTGGCCCTCGCCAAGGTAGACAATGTCTTCCTCGTCCATGACCGGGGCCATGAGTTCGTAAAAGCGCAAAACGCCGCGAAGGGCCGTCACCCGGGTGGAGGCGCGCTTGTCAAAGAGTCCCTGCCAGTAGCTGGCCGGATATTCGAGCAGGCTGTCAAAGGAAGTGTCTTCCAGAATGAACACCCCGCCGCAATGGGGGCAGGTGTAGTAAAGCTCGTGAATGTCGAACCGGGCCTGACAGCCCAGGCAGACATATTCCATCGTACCCCGGTATTTGGGGAAATCGCTGACCGTAATCATGCCGCTTCCTTTGTTAAGCAGGCCACAGTTCCCGGGCGCTGGCCGTCCACATGACGACGCCGCAGGCCACCTTGGCCGTCAGCCCGAACACCTTGCCGTACATGGCTCCCAAAGCGGCGCGCCGGGCCTCGGCGTCGTCGCGTCCGTGCAGCCGTTCAAACATATAACAGCCGAAAAAGGCCCCGGCAACGGCCCCGAAAAGCGCCCCCAGGCCCAGGAAAAACGGCGCGCCGCACAGCGCGCCGCCAAGAGCCCCGAGAAAACCGCCCAGATTGCCTTTGCCCGTCGCCCCGTAGCGTTTGGCTCCAAAGAGCTGGGCAAAAAGCTCGACCGCCTCTCCAGCCAGGGCCACACACACCAGCAAGGCGTAAAACCCGAACCCCAGATGGAGCGTCGGATGGAGTACGTCCCACAGGACCACCAGCCCAAGCATGGCCCAGTTCCCCGGCAATCCGAAGACATGCAGGGCCAGACAGGCGAGCAAGACCAACAGGAACACCGTCAAAAGGACAAGGCTCACGCGCCGACTCCACGTTTATCGAGGACGCGGGTTGCCTTGCCCTCGGTCTTGGGCAGGCTGTTGCGTTCGACCAGCTCCACCTTGGGCGTGACCAGCAACTCGTCGCGAAGCCGTGAGGCGATGCGCTTTTGCAAGGCCCCGAGCTGGCGCATGTCCTCAACGAAAAACTCGTCGCGGATCTCCACCTTGACCCGGATGTTGTCGATATAGCCGTCGCGCTCAAGGACGATCTGGTAATCCTGCCCTACTTCCGGCATGGCCAGCAGCACCCGTTCGATCTGCATGGGGAAAATATTGACGCCTTTTATTATGATCATGTCGTCGCAGCGCCCGTGCAGCCGGTCGATGCGGCGATGGACCCGGCCGCAGGGACAGGGACCGGTCAGGAAACGGGTCATGTCCCGGGTGCGGTAGCGGATGACCGGCATCCCCTCGCGGCCAAGGGTGGTCATAACCAGCTCGCCCAGTTCGCCGTCAGGCACAGGCTCGCCCGTGACCGGATCGACGATCTCGGCCAGATAGGCGTCCTCCCAGACATGCATCCCGTGCTGCTCCTGGCATTCGAAGGCCACGCCCGGACCGTTCATCTCGGAAAGACCATAGGAGTTGTAGGCCTTGAGGCCGTAGAGTTCCTGCAGCCGCTGGCGGGCTTCCTCGGTGTAGGGTTCGGCTCCGACCAGAGCGATGCGCAGGGAAAGGGACTTGGGATCGAGGCCAAGCTCGGCAAAAATGGCGGAGAGGTACAGGGCATAGGACGGGATGATATGGATGCCCGTGACCTTGAAGTCGGTCAAAAGCTTGATCTGGCGGTGGCTGTTGCCGGCCCCGGCCGGGATGGTCAGGCAGCCAAGGCGTTCTGCGCCGTAGTGGATACCAAGGCCCCCGGTGAAAAGGCCGTAGCCGGACATGTTCTGAAACACGTCGGTGCGCCTCAGGCCAGCCATGTGCATGCACCGGGCCATCAGCGAGGCCCACCAGTCCAGGTCGTTTTGGGTATGATATATGACCGTGGGGGTGCCGGTGGTGCCGGAGGAGGCGTGCATGCGCACCATCTCGGACACGGGCATGGCCAGCATGGCGTCGGGGTAGCTGTCGCGCAGATCCTGCTTGGTGGTAAACGGAATGCGGGGCACATCGGCCAGACTGGCGACCGAGGCAGGATCAAAACCGACCTCGGCAAACCGCCGGCTGTAAAACGGCGATTTGGTCGCCTGGGTCAGCGACCAGCGCAACCGCGTGAGTTGCAGGCGCTCTATCTCAAGTCTGGAAAGCGTTTCCGCAGCATCGTAGTACACGACAACTCCTTGGCGGGATGTAAGGCGGTGGGGGCACGCATCTGTGTGTCAGGCCTCAACGGCCACCCTTGGAAACAGGCTGCCGGCACACCCCAAGGGGAGGGGTCCGGGGGCATCATGCCCCCGGCGGGGTGCAGGGGCAGCGCCCCTGCTTATCAGCCCTGCGCCCAAACGCCCGACGCAGGCTATACCCCTGCAAGCGCTTGGCTTCAAGGGTTGGCGGAGCAGAAAGCAGAAAAAGCCGCCGCCAGGGATACCCCCGGGGACGCACGGCGAAAAACGTCAAACGGAGGGGAAAGCCGATCAGCCCATGCCGAATTCAGACGGGGGCGGGATGTCGGAAAGATTCTCGAAGGCCGTTGATTCCTTGAGGAAAAGAAGCTTCACCATGCCTGTCGGACCATTGCGCTGCTTGCCGATGATAATTTCGGCCACGTTGTCCTCAGGGGTGAGTTCCTCTTTTTTCTTATAGGCCGCACCGCGATAGAGAAAGATGATGACGTCGGCGTCCTGCTCGATAGCGCCGGATTCCCGCAGGTCAGACATCATGGGGCGTTTGTCGGCGCGCTCTTCGACCTTGCGGTTAAGCTGCGACAGGGCCACCACGGGCACATGCAGTTCCTTGGCCAGGGATTTGAGGCTCCGGGAGATTTCGGAGATTTCCTGTTCGCGCGAATCAATGCGCCGCGAGGCCCGCATGAGCTGGAGATAGTCCACCATGATAAGCCCCAGGCCATGTTCGGCCTTGAGCCGGCGGCAGCGGGCGCGCAGGTCCATGGTGGTGATGGCCGGGGTGTCGTCGATGAAAATCGGCGAGGCAGACAAGTGGTTGGCGGCATCATACAGCCGCGACCAGTCCTCGTCATCAAGCCGCGCCCGGCGCAGCTTGGCCAGATCGACCTTGCCCCAGCAGCACAGCATGCGTTGCATGATCTGCTCCATGGACATTTCCAGGGAGAAGATCGCAGTCGGAATGGCGCTCATGGCTGCCGCGCGCATGGCCACGTTCATGGCAAAAGCGGTCTTGCCCATGGACGGACGACCGGCCACGATGATGAGGTCGGAGGGTTGCAGGCCGGCAGTATATTCGTCGAACTGGTAGTAGCCAGACGGCACGCCGGTGACCAGTTCCTGGTTCTCCATGCGCTGCTCGATCTGCTCAAAAACCCGGGTGATCAGGTCTTTGGAAGAGCGGAAGCCCTTGGTCGAGCGGGAGTCGGCAATGGCGAAAATGGCCTGTTCGGACTCATCGAGCAATTGCTCGGTTTCCTGGCCGCCGTCGTAGCAACGGGTGATGATATCGACGGCCGTGCTGATGAGCTTGCGCTGAACGGATTTTTCACGAACGATCTCGGCATGGTGCAGGGCATTGGCCGAGGACACCGTGGACGAGGCCAGATCGCCCAGATAGGCCGGACCGCCCACTTCGTCGAGACGCCCGGAAACCCGCAACGCTTCGGCCAGGGATACGAGATCAATGGGAGCGTTTTTGCGCGACAGGTCGAGAATGGCCTGAAAAATATAGCGGTGGGCCGGGGAGTAGAAATCATCCTCATCGACCAGGTCGACGAGATTAAACAGAATGGAATTCTTGAGTAATATCCCCCCCAGAACCGACTGCTCGGCTTCGAGATTCTGGGGGGGGACTTTTCGCAGGACGTCTGAGGAGACCCGCTCCAGGGCCTGCCCGGTCAGCGGTTCGCCGCTCCCGGAAAGGCCGGAAGACTTGGAGTTACGCGGTTTCTTCCTCGGGCTGTCCATTGGCTTCGACCTGTGCCCCGGCAGGGGTGACGACGACATCTTCATCTTCAGCGCCGCCCTGACGGACAACGGAGACGCGAACCGTGCCGCGCAGTTCCGGCATGAGCTTGACTTCGACATCGTAGTGGCCAAGCGACCGGATGGGGTCGGCCAGGACGATTTTCTTGCGGTCGATGTCAAATCCCTGCTCGGCCAGCTTGTCGGCGATGATGGCGGAGGTGACGGAGCCGTACAGCTTGTCGCCTTCACCAACGCGGACTTCGATCAGGACGGTGGCAGCGGCCAGCTTGTCGGCCAACGACTGGGCATCGGCCACCTGGGCGTCACGCTTGGCTTGCAGTTTCTTGCGTTCGTTTTCAAAACGGCGCAGGTTGGACTCGCAGGCCAGCATGGCGAGCCCCTGGGGAATCAGATAATTGCGGCCGTACCCGGGTTTGACGGAGACCTTGTCGCCGAGGCGGCCGAGGTTTTCCACGTCCGCGCGCAAAATAAGTTCCATGGCTTCCCTACCTTACATTTTCTTCAGATGCTCGGCGCTGTGCGTGGCCGTATAGTACAACATCGCCATCTGGCGGGCGCGCTTGATCTCAAGCGTCAGGCGGCGCTGGCACTTGGCACAGGTGCCGGTGATGCGCCGGGCAATGATCTTGCCGCGATCCGTAATGAAATCCTTAAGGATATCCGGACGCTTGTAATCAACGGGAAGGTTCTTGTTGGCGCAGAAGCGGCAAAACTTCTTTTTCGGGGTGAACTTTTTCTTAAATGCCATGGCTTAGGCCCCCTCAACAACAGGCACGTATTTGTCGGCAAGCTTGACGGTGATGAACTTCATGATGCCGTCGGTGATGCGCACGATACGTTCGAATTCAGCGATGGCCGTGGCCGGAGCCGCGAACTCGAAACGGGTGTAATGGCCCCGGGTCTTCTTCTGCACCGGATACGCCAGTTCCTTCATGCCCCATTCGTCAACAGCCAGCATCGTGGCGTCCTGACGCTCGAGCACCCCTTTGAGGTTCTCGAGAATCTCCTGCCGATTGTCGGTTGCCAGCTCCGGAGAGAGCAACAGCAAGGCTTCGTACTTCCGCATGGTTCCTCCTTTTGGTCCATGGCCCATCCTCCGGGACGTGTGTCCTCCGGGAAGAGCAAGGTGAAGGGGAGTCGTTACCCGCGCCGTCCTGGTCTGTCAAGGACTAAGGCCCATCCTTGCCAATATCGACCCGCCCGTCTACAGAGTTGGCTGGCCGGAAACCTTCTTTCGCCTTCCGCTCCACCCCAGCCAGCCGCAGCCGAGGTCTCCATGCGCATCCGTACCAAGCTTCTCATCATCCTGCTCGCGCTGGTTCTGCCCCCACTTGTGGCCATCAGCATCTACGCCCTGCGCGAAGCCCGGCTGCTTGGCCACGAACTGGCCCAACGAGCCGCAGTTTCCTATAAGCACGCCGCCGAGTCCGAACTGGCCCTTATGGTGGATCTGATCGGCGAAGACGTGGCCGACAACCGACAGATGCTCGAACTGGCCCTGGCCATGCTTGCCGGCGATGCCGCCCGCATCCTGGAGACAGCGCCGGACCGCCTGGACGGGAAGCAGCCCGCCGACACGCCCCGGCCGTCCCTGGACGGTCCCGGCGCGATGTCCCGGGAGCAGGCCGAGCAGGCCGGGGCGGCGCTGCTGGGTCTGGCTCCGACCTTTGACACGCTCAAACACAAGCTTGGCGACAGCATGTTGTGGGCCTACATCGCCCGGCCAGACGGCATCATTGCCACGGCCCCGGCCCATGGACCCATGCCCCCCGGCTACGACGCCCGGGAGCGCCCCTGGTTCCGTGGGGCCGTGGAAACAAACGGCGTGGTCTGGCGTGTTCTCATTGACGCCACCACCAGCCGGCTAACGGCCACTGTCTCGGCCCCGATCCGCAGCCACGACGGCCAGCTGCTCGGCGTTGTCGGCATCGACGCTCCGCTTGAGTCACTCCTGCCGGAAAGCGACCTGTCCCGGCGATGGGGCGACGGTGTTCGGGCCTGCTTCGTCCAGATCAACGGGGACCACCTCGAAATCATCGGCAACCGGGATTTCCTCGACCCGAAACTCGGTTGGAAGACGCCGGTGACGCCAACCCCGCTGGCCATCGACGATCCGGCCGGACTGTCCAGGCTCCAGACAGCCATGGAATCCCGGCAGGCCGCCCAGCTGCACCTGACGCTTGGCAATGAGGACTATTTCGCCGTGTTGCGGCCCTTTTCCCTGGCCCCGGCCGGACTGCTCGTGCTGGTCCCCAGGCAGGCGGTGCTGCATCAGGCCGATTCCGCCGAGTCAGCCATTTTGGCGCGCACCCAAAGCATGATGACCGTGGTGGTCTTCTTTGCCCTCCTGGCCGTGGCTGCGGCGGCGATCCTGGCCTATTACGGCTCCCGGGCGGTGACCCGGCCCCTGACCGGCCTGTCTGCCGCCGCCGCCCGGCTGGCCGAGGGCGATTTCGAGGCCCGGGCTCCGGTCACCGGGCAGGACGAGCTGGGCCTGTTGGCCCAGACCTTCAATACCATGGCCCCCAAGCTGGCCGAGCGACTGCGGCTCAAGCAGGACATGCAGCTGGCCAAAGAAGTGCAGCAAAACCTGCTGCCCAAGGCCCCACCCCACTTGCCCGGCCTGGATCTGGCCGGGGCCACGATTTTTTGCGACGAGACCGGCGGCGACTATTTCGACTACCTGTCCTTTGCCCCGGCCCCGGACGGCGGCTGCGACATCATTGTCGGCGACGCGACCGGCCACGGCATTGCCGCAGCCCTTTTTATGGCCACCGGCCGGGCGCTCTTGCGTGGGGGGCAGGGCGCAGGCAGCGGCCCGGCCGCCCTGCTCACCCTGGCCAACGTCCTTTTGTGGCAGGATACGGCTGATTCGGGGCGCTTTATCACGCTCTATTTCCTGCGTCTGGAAGGCGGCGGACTGGCTCCCAAGGGCCGTCTGGTCTGGTCGCGGGCCGGGCATGACCCGGCAATGGTCTACGATCCGGCTACCGACAGCTTTGTCGAACTCCTCGGCCCGGGGCTGCCGCTTGGCGTCCTGCCGGACTACAGCTACGAAGAGCAGTCCTGTCCGGGACTGTCTCCCGGACAGCTTCTGCTCCTTGGCACGGACGGCATCTGGGAGGCCCGCAATCCGGCCGACGCCATGTACGGCAAGGACCGGTTCCGGGAGGTGGTGCGCCGCCACGCCAACCTGTCTGCCGAGGCAATTGTGGCGGCCGTCCACGCCGATGTGGCCGCTTTCCAGGAGAGCGCCCCCCGCGACGACGACATCACCCTGGTGGTCCTCAAGGCAACAGCTGCCTAAGGCCGTCAGATCCAGGAGAGCCGGGCCGGATTGCGCGGCGGCACGCCGGCATAGCGCACCTTGGGATAGCCGAGCATCAGGCCGCCTTCGACGATCTGGCCCTGGGGCAGGCCAAGGGCCTGGCGAAGCGGCGCCGAATGCTTGGCCGCATGGGTGAGCAGACCGGCCCAGCAGGTCCCAAGGCCCCGGGCCACGGCGGCCAGTTCCATAAAGGTCAGGGCAATGCCGCAATCCGCCGCCCCGAACGGGGCGTCGGCCGGCACATAGGACACGGCCAGGGCCGGCGCGCTGCGCAGAAAATAGTCCAACCCCTGCTCCCACATGGCCGAGTACTTGGGGCGGGTGCCCTGTTGCGCGAAATAGGCGGCAGTCAGACCGGCCAATTCCCGGACCTTGGCCGGGTCGCCAGTGACGATCCAACCCACTTCCTGGACATTGGACGCGGTCGGGGCAAATCGGGCCACATCCACGAGTTCGGCCAGGACCTCGCGGGCAACCGGCGTGTCCTTGTAGGCCCGGATGGAGCGACGCCCGCGCAACATGGCGTCCACCACGTCCGGGGCCGGCCAGGAGCGGATGTTCTTTCGCATCTCGGCCGCAGGGACGCGGCTGTGGGCCAGGGCGTCATGGGGACAGACAGCCACGCAGTGCCCGCAGGCGTTGCACACGGCGGCATCGGCCACAACCGGCCCGCCGTCCTCGCCCGCACCCAGACAACCGCTTGGGCACACGGCGACACACAGACCGTCGTGCTTGCAACGCGCGGCATCGACTTCAATGAATTGCATCACAGTCCTCCTGTTCCCCCTGAGGGGAGGCAACATCCCCCCGAACATCCACTATGCCCGGGGTCAGGACTGACTACTACCCTGCTGCTCCGCTTTGGCAAGAGGGCACGCGCAAGTGCCGCAGGCACCGGCAGGATACCGGCTGATCCGGGTTTCCCTTGAGCATCGGGCCACCTTGGGATAGAAGTTCCCGGAAGACAACTCACGGAGGCGTCATGCGGGTTTTGGTTGTGGATGACGATCCGGCCAGCCGTCAGGTGCTGTCGGCCCACCTCGGCAGTCTGGCCGAATGCGTCCTGTGCGGCTCAGGCCCCGAAGCCGTGGAGGCTGTGGCCCGGGGCATTGTCGAAGGCGAACCGTTTGACGTGGTGTTTTTAGACATCATCATGCCCCACATGGACGGCCATGAAACCCTGGCCCAAATTCGGGAGACCGAGGAAACCGCCTGCCTGCCCCCTGAATGCCGGGCCAAGGCGGTCATGGTCACGTCCATGGACGACGAAGCCAACACCCTAAACGCCCTCTTCGACGGCCAGGTGGCCGCCTATCTCATCAAACCGGCCAGCCGGTCGGAACTGCTCAACAAGCTCTCCGTACTCGGCCTCATCTGAGTCCGCACCGTCGGTCCCGGCCCTTGCTGCCGGAGCACTGATATTTTTGAGTCTATATATAAATTTCTATTCTCTTTCGCCGGGCATTGCATTAGCATTGCTCTATGCGATTTCCCTCTGTCGCCTGTCTGCTCCTGCTGCTGCTCTGGTCGTGCTTCGGCCCGGCCTTGGCCGGCGGCCCGGATTTCGGCCAAGCCAGGGGCGTGGTGGTGCGGGTTTGCGACGGAGACACGGTGGTGGTGGATATTCCGGAGTATCCGGACATTATCGGCAAATCGATCCGGGTGCGGCTGGCCGGGGTGGACGCGCCGGAGTTGCGCCATCGCGATCCGGCCGTGCGGCAGTCGGCCCAGGCGGCGCGCCAAGCCCTGGCCGCCCTGCTCCCGGCGGGCACGACCGTGACCCTGACGCAGCTCAAACGTGACAAGTATTTTCGCCTGGATGCCGTGGTGCTGGTGGACGGCCGCGACGCTGCCGCCGTGCTTGGCCTGCCGCCCTCGCGGTGACAGCCCGCCCCTGGCGCAGCGCACTTAAAGCCCGACCGGACTTCAAGCGACCGCAGGCAATTCGTTTGCGCACCCTCCCCGTTGCCGAGGGTTTGGGACTCCATTTCCTCGGCCGCCGGAGCAACGGTGGTTCCCGTCAAGCGCCCGTTGCGACTATCCCGATCCACGGCCATCGTTTCTGGCGAGCTTCCGCCCATCGACGTAGCAACACCCCCGTCACAGCAAACGAACCCCAGGTGGGATTCCAAAGGGGTCACCCCTTTGGCCGCCGGAGGCACTCTTTACTCTTCTTGACTCCCTCAACCGACTAGCGCGGCGTAAAATCGCGTAGCGTCGTTTCCAGGTCGGTCTGGCGGGTCCGGCAAGCGGCCAGGGTCTGGCTGCGGGTGGCGATGTCGGCAAAAAACGGCTCGAACCGGCTGGCCAGTTCCCGAAATATCCGGTCCAGGCGGGCGGACAGGCGTTCGTTTAATTCCTGGCGCAGGGTTTCACCGCCAACGGCCAACCGCCGGCGCATCTCCCGCAGAACCCTCGGTCGTTGCCAGTACAGGGCGCTGCCGGCCAGCAAGGCCCCAAGGGCCGCCACCACGCCGCCGGTGACATCGATGACCGCGCTTTTGACCGACACGGCAAAAATGGTCCCCAAGACCACCAGCGCCCCGCCCATGGCCGCGCGCGGGTCCATGGCCGTGACGGTTTTGGGATCGATGCCGGCCATGGGGCCGCCCTCGGCCAGAAGCGACTCCACCCGGCCGGCCACCTCGGCCAACACCCGGTCCCGTTCCCCGGACAAAGGATCGCCGTCAGGCGTTGCGAGGGCCAGCCGCCGCTGGCGCAGCTCGTCCAAAAGCATCCGGGCATAGCCGGACACGCTCTCAAAAATATGGGCCGCGCCCTGGTTGGCAATGGATTCCACCTCGCGCTCCAGGTCCCGGGCAAAGGCTTCGCCCAGTTCCTTGAGACGCGCCGACGGTCCCCCGTTGCCCTTGCCGCGCCGCCACAGGCCGGCGATGGAGCGGCCAAGCATCCCGGACAGGGTCAGTTCGGCGGCAAAGGCTGCCTCAAACTCCCCGGCCAGCCGGGCATAGGCGGCCTCGACCCGGGTGCGCAGCACTTCGGCCTCGCGCCCGGCGGCCTGCCGGGCTGCGTCCAGACGATGGCGAATGCGCCCGGCCTCGGTCTCATCCGCAGCCAGTTCCTGCATCCGCCCCTCCATCATCCGGCCAAGCTCGGCCAGCAGATGGAGGGCGGAACGCCGGGTGGCATCAAGCTTGCCGGCAAAATGGCCGCCGCCGGCCGTCAGTTCCCGGATGTGGCGGCGAAGGGCCTCGATGCCCCCGGCCTCAGGGTCTGTGGCGCTCCTGGCCGAGGACACCAGAAATATCTTCGGCTCGGCCAGCCCCCGGTCGCGGGCCAGTTCCCGCAGCCGGCTGGTGTTGACCTCTATCTGTTCCGAACTGGCCAGATCGGCCATGGTCAGGGCAAAGGCCACGTTTCGGCCCCAGGTGTCGGCCACCAGATCAAAAAATGTCCAGGCCGAGCGGGAATAGGGATTGAGCGCGGAAAAGCAAAACAGCACCAGATCGGCGCGGGGGATGAAATGCTCGGTGATTTCCTGGTGGCGGTCGATGATGCTGTCCACGCCCGGGGTGTCCACGATGGACAGGCCGTCAAGCAGCCAACTGTCCACGGTCGCCCGCACCACCAGGTCACCGGCCGCAGTTTCGCCAGGGGTCCCGCTTCGGCCGATGATGCGGATACGGTCGGTGCAGGGGTCCGGGGCCACGTCCGTGACCGTTGTCCCGAGCAGGGCGTTAATGAGGCTGCTTTTGCCGGCCTTGACCTCGCCCACCACCACGAAGAGAAACGGTTCGGCCACATGGGCCAACAATTCCTTGGCCGCAACGACGGCTTCCGGCCGGCCGCAGCCGGCCAGCAACTCGCACAACCGGCCAAGATGTCCCGACAACTCGGCCTGCAAGGCCAGATAGCGCGTTTCCAGCAGAGTCGTAGTCACAAGGCTCCTTTCAAGGGCCGGGATCAGCGCGGCAGATACCAGTCAAGGCCCAGGTCATCGATGCTGGTTCCATCGGTTGGCAGCGACTGGCCCTTTTTCCCGTCGGCCGGACCGGTATGGCAGACCTCTTCGGCCCGGACCAGATCGGTGGCGGCAATGCGAATGGAGTTTCCGTCGGTAAATGCCCCGTCGTCGCCGACATAGTGCATGAGAATGAGACTCACCGGCCCGACGGCCTTGGATTGAAGGCTCCATTTCCAGGTGCGCAAGGTGCCAAAGGCGTTGCCGCGCCATTCCTTGGGTTCGCCGTAGCGTTTGGTGAGCGCTTCGAGGATACGGTTGAAAAACTCCAGAGAATCGTCGCCGTAATTCATCTTGACGCGCACCACCCGCCCCTTGGCGGCGCACAGGCCGTAGTCCACGTAGCCGCTGCGATAGCCTTTGAGCGCGGCCACGGGCATGACGCCAAGATAGGGCCGGTGAAAGGCCCGGTCGGCCTCGGAGGACAGGAGCTTGGCGGATTGTTCTTCCACCGTCAGGCCGAGTTTGACCCCGGCCAGGGAGTCGGGACCGTCGCCAGCCCGGACCTCCCAGGCAGCCAACACGAGGACGACAACAAGCCCGGCAGCCAGGATCGCCCGACCCGGCCCGGCAAAATGTCTGCGCATCACGACAGCCTCCCCAAAGCCATCAGGAAAAATTGGCCAGAGCCTCTTCCTGAGTCGTAAAAATCGGAAAAATCTCAGTATATCCGGATATTTCAAAAACTTCCTTCATGTAATCCTTGATTGATGACAACACGAGGCGTCCCTGAATCTTTTTGAGCTGCTGCAAGGCCAGAAGCAGCACCCGCAAACCTGTGGAATTGATATAATCCACGTCCTTGAAATCCATGAGCACCTTCTTCTTGCCCTGGCCAAGAATCTCCATCACCTTGTCTTCCAGCACCTTGGACGTATTGCTGTCGAGCCTGCCGCCAAGCTCCAGCACCGTCACTTCGCCGCTCTCCTTCTCCACCAGTTGCATATCGCCCCCTTTGTCAGTGTCAGATGATATCTTTTTCCAGTAGCAGGCGGTTGAGTCCACCCACGTGTTCATACGCCACGCGGTCCATAATCGCTCGCACCAGATGAATGCCCAAACCGCCTATGGCCCGGTCGTCGGCAGCGGCGGCGATATCGGGCGCTTTGGCCGTCAGCGGATCG
The DNA window shown above is from Desulfovibrio sp. TomC and carries:
- a CDS encoding nitroreductase family protein; the protein is MQFIEVDAARCKHDGLCVAVCPSGCLGAGEDGGPVVADAAVCNACGHCVAVCPHDALAHSRVPAAEMRKNIRSWPAPDVVDAMLRGRRSIRAYKDTPVAREVLAELVDVARFAPTASNVQEVGWIVTGDPAKVRELAGLTAAYFAQQGTRPKYSAMWEQGLDYFLRSAPALAVSYVPADAPFGAADCGIALTFMELAAVARGLGTCWAGLLTHAAKHSAPLRQALGLPQGQIVEGGLMLGYPKVRYAGVPPRNPARLSWI
- a CDS encoding response regulator, translated to MRVLVVDDDPASRQVLSAHLGSLAECVLCGSGPEAVEAVARGIVEGEPFDVVFLDIIMPHMDGHETLAQIRETEETACLPPECRAKAVMVTSMDDEANTLNALFDGQVAAYLIKPASRSELLNKLSVLGLI
- a CDS encoding thermonuclease family protein gives rise to the protein MRFPSVACLLLLLLWSCFGPALAGGPDFGQARGVVVRVCDGDTVVVDIPEYPDIIGKSIRVRLAGVDAPELRHRDPAVRQSAQAARQALAALLPAGTTVTLTQLKRDKYFRLDAVVLVDGRDAAAVLGLPPSR
- a CDS encoding dynamin family protein, whose translation is MTTTLLETRYLALQAELSGHLGRLCELLAGCGRPEAVVAAKELLAHVAEPFLFVVVGEVKAGKSSLINALLGTTVTDVAPDPCTDRIRIIGRSGTPGETAAGDLVVRATVDSWLLDGLSIVDTPGVDSIIDRHQEITEHFIPRADLVLFCFSALNPYSRSAWTFFDLVADTWGRNVAFALTMADLASSEQIEVNTSRLRELARDRGLAEPKIFLVSSARSATDPEAGGIEALRRHIRELTAGGGHFAGKLDATRRSALHLLAELGRMMEGRMQELAADETEAGRIRHRLDAARQAAGREAEVLRTRVEAAYARLAGEFEAAFAAELTLSGMLGRSIAGLWRRGKGNGGPSARLKELGEAFARDLEREVESIANQGAAHIFESVSGYARMLLDELRQRRLALATPDGDPLSGERDRVLAEVAGRVESLLAEGGPMAGIDPKTVTAMDPRAAMGGALVVLGTIFAVSVKSAVIDVTGGVVAALGALLAGSALYWQRPRVLREMRRRLAVGGETLRQELNERLSARLDRIFRELASRFEPFFADIATRSQTLAACRTRQTDLETTLRDFTPR
- a CDS encoding STAS domain-containing protein is translated as MQLVEKESGEVTVLELGGRLDSNTSKVLEDKVMEILGQGKKKVLMDFKDVDYINSTGLRVLLLALQQLKKIQGRLVLSSIKDYMKEVFEISGYTEIFPIFTTQEEALANFS